A region from the Sandaracinus amylolyticus genome encodes:
- a CDS encoding HNH endonuclease codes for MRRGRGRTVLAIVATDRTFERSEVRGDRVWVGRCIHCNARVVVEESGETIATIEHIEPTTHGGTDDVANLALACARCNQGKGARLDVRRRDDPTLCAVIEMLKARREERWREPLY; via the coding sequence ATGCGACGGGGACGAGGGCGCACCGTGCTCGCGATCGTGGCGACCGATCGCACGTTCGAGCGCAGCGAGGTGCGCGGCGATCGCGTGTGGGTCGGGCGCTGCATCCACTGCAACGCGCGCGTGGTGGTCGAGGAGAGCGGCGAGACGATCGCGACGATCGAGCACATCGAGCCGACGACCCACGGCGGGACCGACGACGTGGCGAACCTCGCGCTCGCGTGCGCGCGCTGCAACCAGGGAAAGGGCGCGCGCCTCGACGTGCGACGGCGCGACGATCCGACGTTGTGCGCGGTGATCGAGATGCTGAAGGCGCGGCGCGAGGAGCGCTGGCGCGAGCCGCTCTACTGA